The Gemmatimonadetes bacterium SCN 70-22 DNA segment GGGGTGCGACGGCATGCGCTTGCGGCTGGCGGTTGACTACTCGTCGCGCGACTCGATGCGGCGCGCCGCCGCCCTCATGCCGCAGGGCGCGCCGCTGACGCGCGACGATTTCGCGCGGGCCATGGCGCAGGCCAATCACTGCCCGGGCGGCGTCCCCGACGTGGACCTCATGATCCGCACCGGGGGCGAGCAGCGCCTCAGCGACTTCCTCCTCTGGGAGTGCGCCTACGCGGAACTGGCCTTCTCGCGCCGCATGTGGCCCGATTTCTCCAACGCCGACTTCGACGCCGCGGTCGACGACTTCCGGGCGCGCGACCGGCGCTTCGGCGGGCTGTCGAAGGCGATCTAGCGAGAGAAGGCGGAAAGACGGGACGACGAGCGTGGGCCCACCCGCTCCTCGTCCCGTCTGGCGCGCGTGCCGCCAAGCGCCCCTACGTGCGCCGGCCCTGTAGCTCCCGATGCACCGCGTCGCCGTGGCGGGCGACGATATCCGGGATCTCCGCGATGTCCCGCTCCGACGTGCGGAAGTTCACGATGCACCCGCGCAGCACGT contains these protein-coding regions:
- a CDS encoding di-trans,poly-cis-decaprenylcistransferase; this translates as MDGNGRWAQQRGKPRTMGHVEGAKTVRRIVEHARRSGVRFLTLYAFSSDNWNRPPDEVQALMKLFRRHLASETPRLLENDIRLSVIGRRDRLSPELCRAIEASERETAGCDGMRLRLAVDYSSRDSMRRAAALMPQGAPLTRDDFARAMAQANHCPGGVPDVDLMIRTGGEQRLSDFLLWECAYAELAFSRRMWPDFSNADFDAAVDDFRARDRRFGGLSKAI